From Candidatus Binatia bacterium, one genomic window encodes:
- a CDS encoding extracellular solute-binding protein yields the protein MKITLCWLLLVVTLVAGVDVSIGQEWNKVLEAAKREGKVAVIGPVGNDRRDVLVEPFQKKYGISVEYFADRGAGIGPRLTAERAAGQYLWDVVVTGTTTGLLVLLPPGMLDPMEPAILLPDVKDPKQWRGGALEFSDTGRRFLVMTPSQRGTLFVNPKVVKPQEIKSYKELLNPKWKKRIVMDDPTRAGPGQATFTFFYLHPELGPNFIRALAKQEPVILRDYAQELDGVIKEKYLVLIGVSDIVAEERMKDGLPIAILDPRQLKEGSDVSPGSGGLGFFNRAPRPNAAKVYINWLLSKEGQTGFARVNGYISARLDVPTDHSPWRVPIPGSIKTYTQQAIDIKDDVIALFKETFGR from the coding sequence ATGAAAATAACTCTGTGTTGGCTACTGTTAGTTGTTACGCTGGTTGCGGGAGTCGATGTCTCCATCGGTCAGGAGTGGAATAAGGTTTTGGAAGCGGCCAAGAGAGAGGGCAAAGTCGCTGTGATCGGTCCGGTGGGCAACGACCGCCGGGATGTTTTGGTCGAGCCGTTCCAGAAGAAATACGGAATCTCCGTGGAATATTTCGCCGACCGCGGCGCCGGCATCGGCCCGCGCCTCACGGCCGAGCGGGCGGCGGGGCAGTATCTTTGGGACGTGGTCGTGACGGGAACCACGACGGGGCTGCTGGTCCTCCTGCCTCCGGGGATGCTCGATCCCATGGAGCCGGCGATCCTCTTGCCCGATGTGAAAGACCCCAAGCAATGGCGCGGCGGGGCGCTTGAATTTTCCGATACCGGGCGGCGTTTTCTGGTGATGACTCCCTCGCAGCGCGGCACGCTCTTCGTTAACCCAAAGGTCGTCAAGCCGCAAGAAATCAAATCTTACAAAGAGCTGCTAAACCCGAAGTGGAAAAAAAGGATCGTCATGGACGATCCGACGAGAGCCGGGCCGGGCCAGGCGACTTTCACTTTCTTTTACCTCCATCCGGAGCTCGGTCCGAACTTCATTCGCGCCCTGGCCAAGCAAGAGCCGGTCATCTTGAGGGACTATGCGCAGGAGCTGGACGGGGTCATCAAGGAAAAGTATTTGGTGCTGATCGGCGTTTCAGACATCGTCGCCGAAGAACGCATGAAGGACGGCTTGCCGATCGCGATTTTGGATCCACGGCAACTGAAGGAAGGCTCGGACGTGAGCCCCGGCTCCGGCGGCCTGGGTTTTTTCAACCGGGCGCCGCGCCCCAATGCCGCCAAGGTCTACATCAACTGGCTGCTCTCGAAAGAAGGACAGACCGGATTTGCCCGAGTGAATGGTTATATCAGCGCGCGGCTGGATGTCCCGACCGATCACTCGCCTTGGCGCGTGCCGATACCGGGATCCATTAAGACCTATACTCAGCAGGCGATCGACATCAAGGACGATGTTATCGCGCTGTTCAAGGAAACTTTCGGGCGTTGA